In Nicotiana tabacum cultivar K326 chromosome 19, ASM71507v2, whole genome shotgun sequence, one DNA window encodes the following:
- the LOC107796068 gene encoding homocysteine S-methyltransferase 2 isoform X2, with the protein MSTVDANAQSSSSLIKDFLHKCGGVAVIDGGFATELERHGADLNDPLWSAKCLLTDPHLVRAVHLDYLEAGADIILSSSYQATIQGFKAKGYSLEESEFLLKRSVEIACEARDVYYTRCCKSSSDHSTDGKVLKQRPILVAASVGSYGAYLADGSEYSGEYGDAIDLKFLKDFHRRRVQLLAESGADLIAFETVPNKLEAQAFVELLEEEDIKTPAWLSFNSKDGINVVSGDSLSECAAIGESCGKVLAVGINCTPPRFILDLIRSINQTHKEERNCRGELVLLTHRNIRFCYTAWEHIRQFWAYNTCLSWTIMPSLSWTNASTDRGHGAMCVSC; encoded by the exons ATGAGTACTGTCGACGCCAATGCACAGTCATCCTCCTCCCTCATCAAAGATTTCCTCCACAAATGCGGCGGGGTTGCCGTGATCGACGGCGGCTTTGCGACGGAGCTGGAACGTCATGGCGCCGACCTCAATGATCCTCTTTGGAGCGCTAAATGTCTCCTCACTGATCCTCACCTCGTCCGCGCC GTACACTTGGATTACCTTGAAGCTGGTGCAGATATTATACTCAGTTCATCTTATCAG GCAACTATCCAGGGGTTTAAGGCCAAAGGATATTCCCTAGAAGAAAGTGAATTCTTGCTCAAAAGGAGTGTTGAGATTGCGTGTGAAGCACGAGATGTGTACTATACTAGATGCTGTAAATCTTCGTCTGATCATAGCACTGATGGAAAGGTTCTCAAACAGCGTCCTATCTTAGTTGCAGCATCTGTTGGGAGTTATGGGGCCTATTTAGCTGATGGTTCTGAATACAG TGGGGAATATGGAGATGCAATTGATCTCAAGTTTCTAAAGGATTTTCATCGAAGAAGGGTTCAGCTTCTTGCAGAATCTGGTGCTGATCTAATAGCTTTTGAGACTGTGCCAAATAAACTAGAAGCACAG GCTTTTGTTGAGCTTCTTGAGGAAGAAGACATAAAGACTCCTGCCTGGCTATCCTTCAACTCTAAAGATGGTATAAATGTTGTTAGTGGTGATTCTTTATCAGAATGTGCTGCAATTGGTGAATCATGTGGAAAGGTTTTAGCTGTTGGAATCAACTGTACTCCTCCTAGATTTATTCTGGATCTTATTCGATCCATCAATCAG ACCCATAAGGAAGAGAGGAACTGCAGAGGAGAACTGGTTTTACTTACACACAGAAACATACGTTTCTGTTATACTGCATGGGAACATATTCGGCAATTTTGGGCCTATAACACCTGCTTATCATGGACTATAATGCCTTCATTGTCTTGGACTAATGCCTCCACTGACAGGGGTCATGGAGCCATGTGTGTGTCCTGTTGA
- the LOC107796068 gene encoding homocysteine S-methyltransferase 2 isoform X1, translated as MSTVDANAQSSSSLIKDFLHKCGGVAVIDGGFATELERHGADLNDPLWSAKCLLTDPHLVRAVHLDYLEAGADIILSSSYQATIQGFKAKGYSLEESEFLLKRSVEIACEARDVYYTRCCKSSSDHSTDGKVLKQRPILVAASVGSYGAYLADGSEYSGEYGDAIDLKFLKDFHRRRVQLLAESGADLIAFETVPNKLEAQAFVELLEEEDIKTPAWLSFNSKDGINVVSGDSLSECAAIGESCGKVLAVGINCTPPRFILDLIRSINQVTTKPILIYPNSGESYDGDRKEWVRNTGIADEDFVPYVNKWCEAGASLVGGCCRTTPNTIREIHHALSSRRTV; from the exons ATGAGTACTGTCGACGCCAATGCACAGTCATCCTCCTCCCTCATCAAAGATTTCCTCCACAAATGCGGCGGGGTTGCCGTGATCGACGGCGGCTTTGCGACGGAGCTGGAACGTCATGGCGCCGACCTCAATGATCCTCTTTGGAGCGCTAAATGTCTCCTCACTGATCCTCACCTCGTCCGCGCC GTACACTTGGATTACCTTGAAGCTGGTGCAGATATTATACTCAGTTCATCTTATCAG GCAACTATCCAGGGGTTTAAGGCCAAAGGATATTCCCTAGAAGAAAGTGAATTCTTGCTCAAAAGGAGTGTTGAGATTGCGTGTGAAGCACGAGATGTGTACTATACTAGATGCTGTAAATCTTCGTCTGATCATAGCACTGATGGAAAGGTTCTCAAACAGCGTCCTATCTTAGTTGCAGCATCTGTTGGGAGTTATGGGGCCTATTTAGCTGATGGTTCTGAATACAG TGGGGAATATGGAGATGCAATTGATCTCAAGTTTCTAAAGGATTTTCATCGAAGAAGGGTTCAGCTTCTTGCAGAATCTGGTGCTGATCTAATAGCTTTTGAGACTGTGCCAAATAAACTAGAAGCACAG GCTTTTGTTGAGCTTCTTGAGGAAGAAGACATAAAGACTCCTGCCTGGCTATCCTTCAACTCTAAAGATGGTATAAATGTTGTTAGTGGTGATTCTTTATCAGAATGTGCTGCAATTGGTGAATCATGTGGAAAGGTTTTAGCTGTTGGAATCAACTGTACTCCTCCTAGATTTATTCTGGATCTTATTCGATCCATCAATCAG GTAACAACAAAACCAATCCTTATATACCCCAACAGTGGTGAGAGTTACGATGGTGATCGGAAGGAGTGGGTG CGTAATACTGGGATAGCAGATGAAGATTTTGTTCCTTATGTTAATAAATGGTGTGAGGCAGGAGCATCCCTAGTAGGAGGTTGCTGCAGAACTACTCCGAATACCATTAGAGAAATACACCATGCACTCTCCAGCCGACGTACTGTCTAA